In Carettochelys insculpta isolate YL-2023 chromosome 21, ASM3395843v1, whole genome shotgun sequence, a single genomic region encodes these proteins:
- the PLPP7 gene encoding inactive phospholipid phosphatase 7: MPASQSRARARERNNVLNRAEFLSLNQPLKGNQEVRSSSRKQSGQPGLAPTHNEGTKERRQSQQLPEEDCMQLNPSFKGIAFNSLLAIDICMSKRLGVCASSASSWGSARSMITLLGVTGHGIPWIGGTLFCLVKSSTLAGQEVLMNLLLALLLDIMIVAGLQKLAKRRGPYDVHPGLLDYLTMDIYAFPAGHASRAAMVSKFFLNHLVLAIPLRILLVLWAFCVGLSRIMIGRHHITDVLSGFVFGYLQFRLVELLWMSSNTCQMIISIW, from the exons ATGCCAGCCTCCCAAAGCCGGGCCAGAGCCAGAGAGCGCAACAATGTCCTGAACAGGGCAGAGTTTCTCTCCCTGAACCAGCCCTTGAAAGGGAACCAGGAGGTCCGGAGCTCCAGCAGAAAGCAGAGTGGTCAGCCTGGTCTGGCTCCCACCCACAATGAGGGCACCAAAGAGCGGAGGCAATCACAGCAGCTGCCGGAGGAGGACTGCATGCAGCTGAACCCCTCCTTCAAGGGAATTGCCTTCAACTCCCTGCTGGCCATCGATATCTGCATGTCCAAGAGGCTGGGGgtctgtgccagcagtgcctccTCGTGGGGCAGTGCCCGCTCCATGATCACGCTCCTTGGGGTCACGGGGCACGGCATACCCTGGATAGGGGGCACCCTCTTCTGCCTGGTGAAGAGCAGCACGCTGGCGGGACAGGAGGTCCTCATGAACCTGCTGCTAG CTTTGCTGCTAGACATCATGATTGTGGCTGGGTTGCAGAAGCTGGCCAAGCGACGGGGCCCGTACGATGTCCACCCTGGCCTCTTGGACTATCTGACGATGGACATATATGCTTTCCCCGCTGGCCACGCCAGTCGAGCTGCCATGGTGTCCAAATTCTTCCTCAACCACCTGGTTTTGGCCATCCCTCTCCGGATCCTGCTGGTCCTCTGGGCCTTTTGTGTGGGGCTTTCCCGCATCATGATTGGACGACACCATATCACAGACGTCTTGTCTGGCTTTGTCTTCGGCTACTTGCAGTTCAGGCTGGTGGAGTTGTTGTGGATGTCTTCTAACACGTGTCAGATGATCATATCAATCTGGTGA